The genomic window GCACCGACCAGGCCAAACGGATGGAGAGTCTGGGCAATCTGGCGGGTGGGGTGGCGCACGACTTCAACAACATCCTGGCGATCATCGCGAACTACACCGACTTCGTGATCGCCGAGACCCGCGACCAGCCGCATGTGCAGGCGGATCTGGAGCACGTGCGGACCGCCGTGGAACGCGCCACCAGCCTGACCCGGCAACTACTCACGTTCACCCGCGGCGACACCGTGCAGTTGCGTGACGTCGACCTGAACGCGGCTGTCGCCGAGGTGCACTCGGTGCTGGACAGGACGATCGGCGTGCACATCACGCTGATCGCGGTGCCGACGGCCGAGCCGCTGAGCATCCACGCCGACCCGGGGCAGATCCATCAGATCCTGCTCAACCTGGCGCTCAACGCGCGGGACGCGATGCCGGACGGCGGCACGCTGGTGCTGGAGGCGGGGCTGGCGGACGTCGACGGCCAGGAGCTGAACATGCAGCCGCCGCTGCCGGCCGGCCGTTACGCGCGCCTGTCGGTGAGCGACACCGGGGAGGGCATGTCACCCGAGGTCGCCGCCCGGATCTTCGAGCCTTTCTTCACCACCAAACCCCGGGGGCGGGGTACGGGCCTCGGGCTCGCGACCGTCTACGGCATCGTGACCGAGGCCGGTGGAAGCATCAACGTCTACTCCGATCTGGGGGTCGGCACCACGTTCCGGATCTATCTTCCGGTTTCCACCGGCAGTGTCGCCGCCCCGTCGCCGGTCCGGAAGGCGGAACCGCCGCGCGGGGCGGGCCGGATCGTGCTCGTGGTCGAGGACGAGGTGCCGCTGGCCCGGATCGTGGCCCGGATCCTGAACGACGCCGGCTATCTGGCGCTGACCGCGAACGACGGCGCCGAAGCGCTGCGGCTGTTCGAGACGCACGGCTGTGACCTGCTGCTCACCGATGTGATCATGCCGGAGGTGACCGGGCCGCGGCTGGCCGAGCTGACCCGGGCCCAGCGGCCGGGGCTGCCGGTGCTGTTCATGTCCGGCTACAGCAACGGGCTGCTCGGCACCACACACGTCCTGGACGAGGGGATCGCGTTCATCGAGAAACCGTTCACCGGGCGGGATCTGCTGCACAAGGTCGCTGACACTCTGCACCGCACGGACATGACAATCGTCATGGGTGATCGCTGACTGCGGTGACTGTCCGGATCATGGCCGCCGGCGAACCATTGAGGCATGAGCACGCAGACGATCGAAGTGGACGGCCTCCG from Actinoplanes derwentensis includes these protein-coding regions:
- a CDS encoding PAS domain-containing sensor histidine kinase, whose product is MPDQMFLLANLVIMAAYVAVMVSIVVPLTRARQLWSNKLATATAMIFFSCAVGHGFHAAMTFRMMTAPPDHHLSSPGWSWGSALWDVCTAAVGVYYWSLRRGYGVLMQTGAMYVDPWGQRRLDEAETREQAAQEMAAAHQATLATVVADSADAIIGVTPQGVITAWNGGAERIFGYAASEVLAGPATVLADADGAGQQTEMLARILSGEGSFSYEGRRVRKDGSPVEVAFTVTPVKDQAGTMIGVSVIGRDVTAAKETAERERIVQERTDQAKRMESLGNLAGGVAHDFNNILAIIANYTDFVIAETRDQPHVQADLEHVRTAVERATSLTRQLLTFTRGDTVQLRDVDLNAAVAEVHSVLDRTIGVHITLIAVPTAEPLSIHADPGQIHQILLNLALNARDAMPDGGTLVLEAGLADVDGQELNMQPPLPAGRYARLSVSDTGEGMSPEVAARIFEPFFTTKPRGRGTGLGLATVYGIVTEAGGSINVYSDLGVGTTFRIYLPVSTGSVAAPSPVRKAEPPRGAGRIVLVVEDEVPLARIVARILNDAGYLALTANDGAEALRLFETHGCDLLLTDVIMPEVTGPRLAELTRAQRPGLPVLFMSGYSNGLLGTTHVLDEGIAFIEKPFTGRDLLHKVADTLHRTDMTIVMGDR